The Flavobacterium sp. 123 genome contains a region encoding:
- a CDS encoding Mrp/NBP35 family ATP-binding protein: MKLDRKEILKALETITIAGEGKNMVESGAITNVITFGDEVVVDLLLHTPAMHIKKRAEDDIKKTILELVSPEAKIKVNIKVEAPEKPEIKGKAIPGIKNIIAVASGKGGVGKSTVTANLAVSLAKMGFSVGVLDADIYGPSMPIMFDVESEKPISIMVDGKSKMKPIESYEVKILSIGFFTSPSQAVIWRGPMASKALNQMIFDADWGELDFMLIDLPPGTGDIHLSIMQSLPVTGAVVVSTPQAVALADAKKGVAMFMSEAINVPVLGIIENMAYFTPEELPENKYYIFGKEGARNLSEDLEVPFLGEVPIVQSIREAGDYGRPAAMQTGSVIETVFEEITRNVVQETVNRNESLPATEAIKITTMAGCSAVKK, translated from the coding sequence ATGAAATTAGATAGAAAAGAAATTCTTAAAGCTCTAGAAACAATTACTATAGCGGGAGAAGGAAAAAACATGGTTGAAAGCGGAGCGATAACAAACGTAATTACTTTTGGCGATGAGGTTGTGGTTGATTTACTATTGCATACACCAGCTATGCATATTAAAAAACGTGCAGAAGACGATATTAAAAAAACCATTCTTGAATTAGTTTCGCCAGAGGCTAAAATCAAAGTGAATATTAAAGTGGAAGCACCTGAGAAACCAGAAATCAAAGGGAAAGCGATTCCAGGAATAAAAAATATTATTGCAGTTGCTTCCGGAAAAGGAGGCGTAGGAAAATCTACGGTAACTGCAAATTTAGCAGTATCATTAGCTAAAATGGGATTTTCTGTTGGAGTTTTGGATGCTGATATCTACGGTCCATCTATGCCAATCATGTTTGATGTTGAAAGCGAAAAACCAATTTCAATAATGGTAGACGGAAAATCAAAAATGAAACCTATTGAAAGTTACGAAGTGAAAATTTTATCAATAGGATTTTTTACTTCACCAAGTCAAGCAGTTATTTGGCGTGGACCAATGGCTTCAAAAGCGTTAAACCAAATGATTTTTGATGCTGATTGGGGAGAACTAGACTTTATGTTAATCGATTTACCTCCAGGAACAGGTGATATTCACCTTTCTATCATGCAATCATTACCGGTAACGGGCGCTGTTGTAGTTAGTACGCCACAAGCAGTAGCTTTGGCGGATGCTAAAAAAGGAGTTGCAATGTTTATGTCAGAAGCTATAAATGTTCCTGTTTTAGGGATTATTGAAAACATGGCGTATTTCACACCAGAAGAGTTGCCTGAAAACAAATATTATATCTTTGGAAAAGAAGGTGCTAGAAATTTATCAGAGGATTTAGAGGTTCCTTTCCTTGGCGAAGTGCCAATAGTGCAATCTATTCGTGAAGCAGGGGATTATGGCCGTCCTGCAGCAATGCAAACAGGTTCAGTTATAGAAACTGTTTTTGAAGAAATTACACGAAATGTAGTTCAGGAAACAGTTAATAGAAACGAAAGTTTGCCTGCTACCGAAGCTATCAAAATTACAACCATGGCAGGTTGTTCAGCAGTAAAAAAATAA
- a CDS encoding NifU family protein: protein MTTEELTSNVLRALDEIRPFLNSDGGDITLISIEDDKHVKVRLEGACTSCSVNQMTLRAGVETTIKKFAPQIETVVNTL from the coding sequence ATGACAACAGAAGAATTAACAAGCAATGTGTTAAGAGCACTCGATGAAATCAGACCATTTCTGAATTCAGATGGAGGCGATATCACACTCATTTCCATTGAGGATGATAAACACGTCAAAGTACGTCTTGAAGGCGCTTGCACCAGTTGCAGTGTAAATCAAATGACACTTAGAGCTGGAGTGGAAACTACTATCAAGAAATTTGCACCACAAATAGAAACTGTTGTAAATACCCTATAA
- a CDS encoding 2Fe-2S iron-sulfur cluster-binding protein, with amino-acid sequence MDVLIKIKDREGVVHELQAPTDMAMNIMELCKAYELPVEGTCGGMAMCASCQCYVLNDVPLPEMGDDEEAMLSEAFYVKSNSRLGCQIPITEDLEGLELELAPEN; translated from the coding sequence ATGGATGTATTAATAAAAATTAAAGACAGAGAAGGAGTTGTTCACGAATTACAAGCTCCTACTGATATGGCAATGAATATCATGGAACTATGTAAAGCTTATGAGCTTCCTGTAGAAGGAACTTGTGGCGGAATGGCTATGTGTGCTTCTTGTCAATGTTACGTATTAAATGATGTGCCTTTGCCAGAAATGGGAGATGATGAAGAAGCAATGTTATCTGAAGCATTTTATGTAAAATCAAATAGCCGTTTAGGTTGCCAAATCCCAATCACCGAAGATCTAGAAGGATTAGAATTGGAGTTGGCTCCAGAAAATTAA